From Trueperaceae bacterium, a single genomic window includes:
- the polA gene encoding DNA polymerase I — MKTFYVIDGHAQLFRAYYAPFRDLTGPNGEPVKAVYVFTQLLINLLRNVRPDYLAIAFDVSDSTTLRKGDFADYKANRDHAPDDLHSQYARIRQVVEAMGIKVYEMEGHEADDVIATIAERLKGEDVELRIGSKDKDLHQILSDKVKLWDPSSGELLGPRELLETRGYTPEQSVEVQTLTGDSTDNIPGAKGVGTKTAAKLVAKYGSADAVMEHLDELTPKLRENLAEHRENMHLTRRLVTLERDVPIDFSLEDCVTPRPTRRDLRELFEELGFRSFLDQLDFAGPDAVAAATEAAPSDVEGAGMETDYRVVNTPEAFEAFVAELEKQEAFALDTETTALRAVDAEIVGYVFSWQAGTGWYVPVRGEHGETLDPDTVAARLKPVLENESTLKVGQNLKYDIIALSRAGIELKGPLFDTMVAAALLYPGRRTYNMDDLARDLLGVKTTPITDLIGKGKDQLSMLQVPLDQIAAYAAEDADITWRLYERLAKGIDAEPVNGHDANGRSRAAGNDGATLKQLFTEVEMPLVRVLSDMEREGVSLDAGMLTAYAETIKGRIEELKARMVEVVGQEFNPDSPKQLAEVLFDRLGMRVVKTTKTGRSTDAEVLETLAAETDHPLLPLLLEYRELNKILGTYLLPLPGYLSPVTGRLHASFHQTGAATGRLSSSDPNIQNIPIRTAAGREIRRAFRARDEDSVLITADYSQVELRMLAHFSDDAELVKAFKEGQDIHAFVASQVFGVPIEEVTPDQRRIAKTVNFGIVYGQTSFGLARTLRIPRGDAQRFIDEYKERYAGLDRFLKTCVEEAEDLGYVTTILGRRREIPEIRSRNRNQRFLGERLAINSVIQGSAADLIKVAMVKLRERLQTDCQGAKLLIQVHDELVLEAPRDVSEAVVRATVETMTGALPLRVPLKVDASVGTNWLEVKA, encoded by the coding sequence GTGAAGACCTTCTACGTCATCGACGGCCACGCGCAGCTCTTCCGCGCCTACTACGCGCCGTTCCGCGACCTCACCGGCCCCAACGGCGAGCCGGTGAAGGCCGTCTACGTGTTCACCCAGCTCCTCATCAACCTCCTCAGGAACGTCAGGCCCGACTACCTCGCGATCGCCTTCGACGTCAGCGACTCGACCACGCTGCGCAAGGGCGACTTCGCCGACTACAAGGCCAACCGCGACCACGCGCCCGACGACCTGCACAGCCAGTACGCGCGCATCAGGCAGGTCGTCGAGGCGATGGGCATCAAGGTCTACGAGATGGAGGGTCACGAGGCCGACGACGTGATCGCCACGATCGCCGAGCGCCTCAAGGGCGAGGACGTCGAGCTGCGGATCGGCAGCAAGGACAAGGACCTCCACCAGATCCTCTCCGACAAGGTCAAGCTGTGGGACCCTTCGAGCGGCGAGCTGCTCGGCCCGCGCGAGCTCCTCGAGACGCGCGGCTACACGCCGGAGCAGTCCGTCGAGGTCCAGACGCTGACGGGCGACAGCACCGACAACATCCCCGGCGCCAAGGGCGTGGGCACGAAGACGGCGGCGAAGCTCGTCGCCAAGTACGGCTCGGCCGACGCCGTCATGGAGCACCTCGACGAGCTGACGCCGAAGCTGCGCGAGAACCTGGCGGAGCACCGCGAGAACATGCACCTCACACGGCGCCTGGTGACGCTCGAGCGCGACGTGCCCATCGACTTCTCCCTCGAGGACTGCGTGACCCCGCGCCCCACGCGCCGCGACCTGCGCGAGCTGTTCGAGGAGCTGGGCTTCCGCTCGTTCCTCGACCAGCTCGACTTCGCCGGGCCCGACGCGGTGGCGGCGGCCACCGAGGCGGCGCCGTCGGACGTCGAGGGCGCGGGCATGGAGACCGACTACCGCGTCGTGAACACGCCAGAGGCCTTCGAGGCGTTCGTCGCCGAGCTGGAGAAGCAGGAGGCGTTCGCGCTCGACACCGAGACGACCGCCCTCAGGGCCGTCGACGCCGAGATCGTCGGCTACGTGTTCTCGTGGCAGGCCGGCACCGGCTGGTACGTCCCCGTGCGGGGCGAGCACGGCGAGACGCTCGACCCCGACACGGTCGCGGCGCGGCTGAAGCCGGTCCTCGAGAACGAGTCGACGCTGAAGGTCGGGCAGAACCTCAAGTACGACATCATCGCGCTGTCCCGCGCCGGCATCGAGCTGAAGGGCCCGCTCTTCGACACGATGGTCGCGGCCGCGCTGCTCTACCCGGGGCGCCGCACCTACAACATGGACGACCTGGCGCGCGACCTGCTGGGCGTGAAGACGACGCCGATCACCGACCTGATCGGCAAGGGCAAGGACCAGCTCAGCATGCTGCAGGTCCCCCTCGATCAGATCGCCGCCTACGCCGCCGAGGACGCCGACATCACCTGGCGCCTCTACGAGCGCCTCGCCAAGGGCATCGACGCCGAGCCCGTGAACGGGCATGACGCCAACGGCCGCTCGCGCGCCGCGGGCAACGACGGCGCCACGCTCAAGCAGCTCTTCACCGAGGTCGAGATGCCCCTGGTGCGCGTGCTCTCAGACATGGAGCGGGAGGGCGTGAGCCTCGACGCCGGCATGCTCACGGCCTACGCCGAGACGATCAAGGGCCGCATCGAGGAGCTGAAGGCGCGGATGGTCGAGGTGGTCGGGCAGGAGTTCAACCCCGACTCGCCGAAGCAGCTCGCCGAGGTGCTCTTCGACAGGCTCGGCATGCGCGTGGTCAAGACCACGAAGACGGGCCGCTCGACCGACGCCGAGGTCCTCGAGACCTTGGCGGCCGAGACCGACCACCCGCTGCTGCCGCTGCTGCTCGAGTACCGCGAGCTGAACAAGATCCTCGGCACCTACCTCCTCCCGCTGCCGGGGTACCTGAGCCCGGTCACCGGGAGGCTGCACGCCTCGTTCCACCAGACCGGCGCGGCCACCGGGCGCCTGTCGTCGTCCGACCCGAACATCCAGAACATCCCCATCCGCACGGCGGCGGGGCGCGAGATCAGGCGCGCGTTCCGCGCCCGCGACGAGGACAGCGTCCTCATCACCGCCGACTACTCGCAGGTGGAGCTGCGGATGCTGGCGCACTTCTCCGACGACGCCGAGCTGGTCAAGGCGTTCAAGGAGGGGCAGGACATCCACGCCTTCGTGGCCTCGCAGGTGTTCGGCGTGCCGATCGAGGAGGTCACGCCGGACCAGAGGCGCATCGCCAAGACCGTGAACTTCGGCATCGTCTACGGGCAGACCTCGTTCGGGCTGGCGCGCACGCTCCGCATACCGCGCGGCGACGCGCAGCGCTTCATCGACGAGTACAAGGAGCGCTACGCGGGGCTGGACCGCTTCCTCAAGACCTGCGTCGAGGAGGCCGAGGACCTCGGCTACGTCACGACGATCCTCGGTCGCCGCCGCGAGATCCCCGAGATCAGGTCGCGCAACCGCAACCAGCGGTTCCTCGGGGAGCGCTTGGCCATCAACTCCGTGATCCAGGGCAGCGCCGCCGACCTCATCAAGGTCGCGATGGTCAAGCTGCGGGAGCGCCTGCAGACCGACTGCCAGGGCGCCAAGCTGCTGATCCAGGTGCACGACGAGCTGGTGCTCGAGGCGCCGCGCGACGTCTCGGAAGCGGTGGTGAGGGCCACCGTCGAGACGATGACCGGGGCGCTGCCGCTGCGCGTCCCGCTGAAGGTCGACGCCTCCGTCGGCACGAACTGGCTCGAGGTCAAGGCCTAG
- a CDS encoding tetratricopeptide repeat protein, which produces MTHGSHVLRRAGLAVRELMLLVAVATALSMAGAQELPENAAEALERGEALVEEALSTYEAQYPDRPLWRQAFAEGRTAIDLAPGHPEPLRFLARAYSLSNWHGPAVQAWRDYLDAGGELEGEDAELFARSANEYAFAAYQVGDRELAAERYEDIVEVQPDNVEAHRWLGRILLELRMPEPAVAAWRTVLELDPDSPGAEYFLELAQAQARWGVDAANSFYAGVTAYESGDLTRARNSFAAATARNADYAEAWAWLGRVYFEQGLYADANVAYERAVALAPGEPAYQWFARESARLMQGGGEPAEGAPELEAPPAAPEGEDALPGAGDDAGDDGNAGAEDDAEGD; this is translated from the coding sequence ATGACCCATGGCTCACACGTCCTGCGACGGGCAGGTCTAGCGGTGCGCGAGCTGATGCTGCTGGTCGCCGTGGCGACGGCGCTCTCCATGGCCGGCGCCCAGGAGCTGCCGGAGAACGCCGCCGAGGCGCTGGAGCGCGGCGAGGCTCTCGTCGAGGAGGCCCTGAGCACCTATGAGGCCCAGTACCCCGACCGCCCGCTGTGGCGGCAGGCGTTCGCCGAGGGGCGCACGGCCATCGACCTCGCCCCCGGGCACCCCGAGCCCCTGCGCTTCCTCGCCAGGGCCTACAGCCTGTCGAACTGGCACGGGCCGGCCGTGCAGGCGTGGCGCGACTACCTGGACGCCGGCGGCGAGCTAGAGGGCGAGGACGCCGAGCTGTTCGCCCGCTCCGCGAACGAGTACGCCTTCGCCGCCTACCAGGTCGGCGACCGCGAGCTGGCCGCTGAGCGCTACGAGGACATCGTCGAGGTCCAGCCGGACAACGTGGAGGCGCACCGGTGGCTGGGCCGGATCCTCCTCGAGCTGCGCATGCCCGAGCCGGCCGTGGCCGCGTGGCGGACCGTGCTGGAGCTCGACCCCGACTCGCCCGGCGCCGAGTACTTCCTCGAGCTGGCGCAGGCGCAGGCCCGCTGGGGCGTCGACGCGGCGAACTCGTTCTACGCCGGCGTCACGGCCTACGAGAGCGGCGACCTGACGCGCGCCCGCAACAGCTTCGCCGCCGCCACGGCGCGGAACGCCGACTACGCCGAGGCGTGGGCCTGGCTGGGCCGGGTCTACTTCGAGCAGGGGCTCTACGCCGACGCGAACGTGGCCTACGAGCGCGCCGTCGCCCTCGCGCCCGGCGAGCCGGCCTACCAGTGGTTCGCGCGCGAGTCCGCCCGCCTGATGCAGGGCGGCGGCGAGCCGGCCGAGGGCGCGCCCGAGCTGGAGGCGCCGCCCGCGGCCCCGGAGGGCGAGGACGCGCTGCCCGGCGCCGGTGACGACGCGGGCGACGACGGGAACGCCGGCGCGGAGGACGACGCCGAGGGAGACTGA
- a CDS encoding bifunctional diguanylate cyclase/phosphodiesterase, producing MLKADPVRRFLVTASVLVLLPTLALAWTAGNFVARRVTEHVAQASSTEVAANATAVLRQSGLAASSTGDALIVFADPANSLAAWQYFDTVVGRNPNTRSVHVYDQSGRVVYARTRSEIGTRVPRDPAFLTALGGERETRLIPMRAPLAQLAGTEAARYYSVLIPLAHRSGEPAGVLEITQDLGPIAADMALARWLIVVAVVALSVALVVLTAFFATRLARRSFFDPVTALPNLDYLRSAARVVLGDSRRSGRGGGLVLIDVDRFKLVNEALGRAQGDRLLRDLADRLRASARGNDYVARLGSDDFAVLMPMADESAARAAAQRAVGAIASPFHTSGREIRLEASAGVALFPRDAAELDGLLQRAERALERAKRARRAVAFYRRDSDAGRHSLYLETDLRSAIEREELSVVYQPICYLPTGEILGLEALTRWDHPTRGPIAPATFIEMAERGGFIDGLDRWTLREAMAQLASWSRLGANVLVTVNMAAQTLSDPSLPAYIEELLAETGAPAELLVLEVTERTALDDFEASAGVLRSLRETGVGVALDDFGRGYSSLSTLDRLPISFLKVDASFTRGIGRSHKDEYLLRAVKVFTKGIGIPFVAEGIETESQRTWLIQQGVRFGQGYLFSRPTACENIVPPRNSRASARLLPPLPVDTPRSPN from the coding sequence GTGCTCAAGGCGGACCCCGTGCGCCGGTTCCTCGTGACCGCCAGCGTCCTCGTCCTCCTACCCACCCTGGCGCTCGCGTGGACGGCCGGCAACTTCGTCGCGCGCCGGGTGACCGAGCACGTCGCCCAGGCGAGCTCCACCGAGGTGGCCGCGAACGCCACCGCCGTGCTGCGGCAGAGCGGGCTGGCCGCCTCCTCCACGGGCGACGCCCTGATCGTCTTCGCAGACCCCGCCAACTCCCTGGCGGCGTGGCAGTACTTCGACACCGTCGTGGGGCGCAACCCCAACACGCGCAGCGTGCACGTCTACGACCAGTCGGGACGCGTCGTCTACGCCCGGACCAGGTCCGAGATCGGCACGCGCGTGCCGCGCGACCCCGCCTTCCTCACCGCCTTGGGCGGCGAGCGCGAGACGCGCCTCATCCCCATGAGGGCGCCGCTGGCCCAGCTGGCCGGCACCGAGGCGGCGCGCTACTACTCCGTGCTGATCCCTCTCGCGCACCGCTCTGGCGAGCCGGCCGGGGTGCTGGAGATCACGCAGGACCTGGGGCCCATCGCCGCCGACATGGCGCTGGCGCGCTGGCTGATCGTCGTCGCCGTCGTCGCCCTCTCGGTGGCCTTGGTGGTCCTCACGGCGTTCTTCGCCACGCGTCTGGCGCGCCGCTCGTTCTTCGACCCCGTGACGGCGCTGCCGAACCTCGACTACCTGCGCTCGGCCGCCCGCGTGGTGCTCGGCGACAGCAGGCGCTCGGGCCGCGGCGGCGGCCTCGTGCTCATCGACGTCGACAGGTTCAAGCTCGTGAACGAGGCGCTGGGCCGGGCGCAGGGCGACAGGCTCCTGCGCGACCTGGCCGACCGCCTCCGCGCCTCGGCGCGCGGCAACGACTACGTCGCCCGCCTCGGCAGCGACGACTTCGCGGTGCTGATGCCCATGGCGGACGAGAGCGCCGCGCGGGCCGCGGCGCAGCGCGCCGTCGGCGCGATCGCCAGCCCGTTCCACACCTCGGGCCGCGAGATCAGGCTCGAGGCCAGCGCGGGCGTGGCGCTGTTCCCCCGCGACGCGGCCGAGCTCGACGGGCTGCTGCAGCGCGCCGAGCGGGCCCTGGAGCGGGCGAAGCGGGCACGGCGCGCCGTCGCCTTCTACCGCCGCGACAGCGACGCCGGGAGGCACAGCCTCTACCTCGAGACCGACCTGCGCTCGGCGATCGAGCGCGAGGAGCTCTCCGTCGTCTACCAGCCGATCTGCTACCTGCCGACGGGCGAGATCCTCGGGCTCGAGGCCCTCACGCGCTGGGACCACCCGACGCGCGGGCCCATCGCGCCCGCCACGTTCATCGAGATGGCGGAGCGCGGCGGCTTCATCGACGGCCTCGACCGCTGGACCCTGCGCGAGGCCATGGCGCAGCTCGCCTCCTGGTCGCGCCTGGGCGCGAACGTGCTGGTCACCGTGAACATGGCGGCGCAGACGCTCTCCGACCCGAGCCTGCCCGCCTACATCGAGGAGCTGCTGGCCGAGACCGGCGCGCCCGCCGAGCTGCTCGTGCTGGAGGTCACCGAGCGCACCGCGCTCGACGACTTCGAGGCGAGCGCGGGCGTGCTGCGCAGCCTGCGGGAGACCGGCGTCGGCGTCGCGCTCGACGACTTCGGCCGCGGCTACTCGTCGCTCTCCACGCTCGACCGCCTGCCGATCTCCTTCCTCAAGGTCGACGCCAGCTTCACGCGGGGCATCGGCCGGTCGCACAAGGACGAGTACCTGCTGAGGGCGGTCAAGGTCTTCACCAAGGGCATAGGGATCCCGTTCGTGGCGGAGGGGATCGAGACCGAGAGCCAGCGCACCTGGCTGATCCAGCAGGGCGTGCGCTTCGGCCAGGGCTACCTGTTCTCCCGGCCCACCGCCTGCGAGAACATCGTCCCGCCGCGCAACTCGCGCGCCAGCGCCCGCCTGCTGCCTCCGCTGCCGGTCGACACGCCGCGCAGCCCCAACTGA
- the surE gene encoding 5'/3'-nucleotidase SurE — MRILVSNDDGIFSPGIRALAKVAAEFGQVRIVAPDVEQSAMSHAITVRRPLHYTKTTIEDGLEGYRVDGTPADCVALGTHHWEEVDLVLTGINLGHNLGHNIWHSGTVAAAKQAAFLGIRAIAFSARYSDEPPDYDRFAPYVRQVIERVNGATGPLLLNVNFPDEPKGVLWTRQSVRHYEGFVIPGEDPMGRRHYWFAEEPRDKLEEGTDRWAVENGYVSITPLRLDLTDELELRRARATDPEAATAAAE, encoded by the coding sequence ATGCGGATCTTGGTGAGCAACGACGACGGCATCTTCAGCCCCGGCATCAGGGCGCTGGCGAAGGTCGCCGCGGAGTTCGGTCAGGTGAGGATCGTGGCGCCCGACGTCGAGCAGTCGGCGATGAGCCACGCGATCACCGTCAGGCGGCCGCTGCACTACACGAAGACGACGATCGAGGACGGCCTGGAGGGCTACCGGGTCGACGGCACGCCCGCCGACTGCGTGGCCCTCGGCACGCACCATTGGGAGGAGGTCGACCTCGTCCTCACGGGGATCAACCTCGGGCACAACCTCGGCCACAACATCTGGCACTCCGGCACCGTCGCGGCGGCCAAGCAGGCGGCGTTCCTGGGGATCAGGGCCATAGCCTTCAGCGCGCGCTACAGCGACGAGCCGCCCGACTACGACCGCTTCGCCCCCTACGTGCGGCAGGTGATCGAGCGGGTCAACGGCGCCACCGGACCGCTGCTCCTCAACGTGAACTTCCCCGACGAGCCCAAGGGCGTGCTGTGGACGAGGCAGTCCGTGCGCCACTACGAGGGCTTCGTGATCCCCGGCGAGGACCCGATGGGCCGGCGGCACTACTGGTTCGCCGAGGAGCCGCGCGACAAGCTCGAGGAGGGGACGGACCGCTGGGCGGTCGAGAACGGCTACGTCTCGATAACCCCGCTCCGTCTCGACCTGACCGACGAGCTCGAGCTGCGCCGCGCCAGGGCGACCGACCCGGAGGCCGCGACCGCGGCGGCGGAGTGA
- the dinB gene encoding DNA polymerase IV, translating to MRKIVHVDMDAFYASVEQRDRPELRGLPVAVGGTGPRAVVAAASYEARAFGVRSAMPMARALRLCPELVVVRPRFDVYRQVSAQVRAVFHRYTDLVEPLALDEAYLDVTRPKRGPPSGTLIAKAIKAEVKDETGLTASAGVAGGKFLAKLACGMSKPDGLTVIRPEDVDRVLLPLPVERFYGVGPRTAAKLRSLGWRTGADLRAAGRERLVAELGKLGAFLHDIANGIDDRPVVPDQPRKSLGAETTFDVDVTDEAELDAVLAQLCEEVHGALERRGLAARRVTVKLRFDDFRTITRSHTELGPFWQAEALLALARRLAFETDRPRRPVRLLGVTVADLSDRDGVAVQPRLEFG from the coding sequence GTGAGGAAGATCGTCCACGTCGACATGGACGCGTTCTACGCGTCGGTGGAGCAGCGCGACCGACCGGAGCTCCGCGGCCTGCCGGTCGCCGTCGGCGGCACGGGACCGCGGGCGGTGGTGGCGGCGGCGAGCTACGAGGCCCGCGCGTTCGGCGTGCGCTCGGCCATGCCGATGGCGCGGGCGCTGCGCCTCTGCCCCGAGCTCGTCGTCGTGCGTCCGCGCTTCGACGTCTACCGGCAGGTGTCGGCGCAGGTGCGGGCCGTCTTCCACCGCTACACCGACCTCGTCGAGCCGCTGGCCCTCGACGAGGCCTACCTCGACGTCACCCGGCCGAAGCGGGGCCCGCCCTCCGGCACGCTGATCGCCAAGGCGATCAAGGCCGAGGTCAAGGACGAGACGGGCCTGACGGCGTCAGCCGGGGTCGCCGGCGGGAAGTTCCTCGCCAAGCTCGCCTGCGGCATGAGCAAGCCGGACGGGCTGACCGTGATCAGGCCGGAGGACGTCGACCGGGTGCTGCTCCCCCTGCCCGTCGAGCGCTTCTACGGCGTCGGCCCACGCACCGCGGCGAAGCTGCGGTCGCTCGGCTGGCGCACCGGCGCCGACCTGCGCGCCGCCGGTCGGGAGCGCCTCGTCGCCGAGCTCGGGAAGCTCGGCGCTTTCCTGCACGACATCGCGAACGGCATCGACGACAGGCCCGTCGTGCCCGACCAGCCGCGCAAGTCGCTGGGCGCCGAGACGACCTTCGACGTCGACGTCACCGACGAGGCCGAGCTCGACGCGGTGCTGGCGCAGCTGTGCGAGGAGGTCCACGGCGCCCTGGAGCGCCGCGGCCTGGCGGCCCGCCGCGTGACCGTGAAGCTGCGCTTCGACGACTTCAGGACGATCACGCGCAGCCACACCGAGCTGGGCCCGTTCTGGCAGGCGGAGGCGCTGCTGGCGCTGGCGCGGCGGTTGGCGTTCGAGACCGACAGGCCGCGCCGGCCGGTGAGGCTGCTGGGCGTCACCGTCGCGGACCTCTCCGATCGCGACGGGGTCGCCGTCCAGCCCCGGCTCGAGTTCGGCTAG
- a CDS encoding 3'-5' exonuclease: protein MSGRPHDEGQGAAPGVPVYPERTHAPRDLRTAEELRGRGYPVPPRAAAWVGSGGGLSPLYSTTEARRLRGDMWPRPRALPPGRGAGSLAAKRATAVGLSFRHSHTPLAPGRYRRPSLSREPRRWLQELFREGFAVIDVETTGLSRGDEVVEVAAVSSGGDVLFESLVRPKRGYVPAAASRVHGLTWGDLADAPTWPGVVDALADALSGYRVLAWNAPFDERLAAQSSRAWSVEHPLPGFECAMRAYAVCRGLASGGLRLARAAAIEGVLVGHQSHRSAGDAALTLAVLRALHARQARAA, encoded by the coding sequence GTGAGCGGCCGTCCCCACGACGAGGGGCAGGGCGCGGCGCCGGGCGTGCCCGTCTACCCGGAGCGCACGCACGCGCCGCGGGACCTCCGCACCGCCGAGGAGCTGCGCGGCCGCGGCTACCCGGTGCCGCCGCGGGCCGCGGCCTGGGTCGGGTCCGGCGGCGGCCTCTCGCCCCTCTACAGCACGACCGAGGCGAGGCGCCTGCGGGGCGACATGTGGCCGCGCCCCCGCGCCCTCCCGCCCGGGCGTGGCGCGGGCAGCCTGGCCGCCAAGCGCGCCACGGCCGTGGGGCTGTCCTTCAGACACAGCCACACGCCGCTGGCGCCCGGGCGCTACCGCCGGCCCTCGCTGAGCCGCGAGCCGCGCCGCTGGCTGCAGGAGCTGTTCCGCGAGGGCTTCGCCGTGATCGACGTGGAGACGACGGGGCTGTCGCGCGGCGACGAGGTCGTCGAGGTCGCCGCCGTCTCCTCCGGCGGCGACGTCCTGTTCGAGAGCCTCGTGCGGCCCAAGCGCGGCTACGTGCCGGCGGCGGCCTCGCGGGTGCACGGCCTCACCTGGGGCGACCTCGCCGACGCCCCCACCTGGCCCGGCGTCGTCGACGCCCTGGCGGACGCGCTCTCCGGCTACCGCGTGCTCGCCTGGAACGCGCCCTTCGACGAGCGGCTGGCGGCGCAGTCGAGCCGCGCCTGGTCCGTGGAGCACCCTCTGCCCGGCTTCGAGTGCGCGATGCGCGCCTACGCCGTCTGCCGCGGGCTCGCGAGCGGCGGCCTGCGCCTGGCGCGGGCCGCGGCGATCGAGGGGGTGCTGGTCGGCCACCAGTCGCACCGCAGCGCGGGCGACGCGGCGCTCACCTTGGCGGTGCTGAGGGCGCTGCACGCGAGGCAGGCCCGGGCCGCCTGA
- a CDS encoding CBS domain-containing protein — MQVGRTVRQLLQDKGTAVYTISPDDTVFRALEVMAQHDVGALVVVDGSHGVVGMFSERDYARKVILHGHASRELKVSAIMSGQVVKVTPEQTVADCMRLMTERRVRHLPVVEDGRLAGLVSIGDVVKAVMSEQEFLIEQLQAYVSGELR, encoded by the coding sequence ATGCAGGTCGGGCGCACGGTGAGACAGCTTCTGCAGGACAAGGGCACCGCCGTCTACACGATCTCGCCAGACGACACGGTCTTCAGGGCCCTGGAGGTCATGGCGCAGCACGACGTGGGGGCGCTGGTCGTCGTGGACGGGTCGCACGGCGTCGTGGGGATGTTCTCCGAGCGCGACTACGCCCGCAAGGTCATACTGCACGGCCACGCCTCGCGCGAGCTGAAGGTCAGCGCGATCATGTCGGGCCAGGTCGTGAAGGTGACGCCGGAGCAGACGGTCGCGGACTGCATGCGCCTCATGACCGAGAGGCGCGTGCGGCACCTCCCCGTCGTCGAGGACGGGAGGCTCGCCGGCCTCGTCTCGATCGGCGACGTCGTGAAGGCCGTGATGTCGGAACAGGAGTTCCTGATCGAGCAGCTCCAGGCCTACGTCTCGGGCGAGCTGCGCTGA
- a CDS encoding FAD-dependent oxidoreductase: MANRYVLIGGGLAADAAAKAIREADPEGSVTLVTAEGDAPYRRPHLSKALWSGGDVAKALLGTAGHGVDVITGRRATTLDTAARRVVLDGGDALDYDQLLIATGARARALPGLPAEGPVVAYRTLADYRLARERSGEGRRALVVGGGFVGAELAAGLKNAGTEVHVVFPEKGIGANRFPEALGQALNERYRGRGVSVHAGATVESAERRGECVRARLTDGFEAEFDLVAVGIGVEPNVDLARSAGLRVEDGVVVDSALRALGPDGRPVPGVFAAGDVASFPWPRPFPRSRIEHEDAAVTMGAHAGRQMAAAARGEDPAPYEHLPFFYSDLFDDGYEALGRMDARLEMFEDWKRPLEEGVVYYLDGGRVVGVLLWNTWGQVDAARDLILADERVTAAELRGRLPA, encoded by the coding sequence ATGGCGAACCGGTACGTGTTGATAGGCGGCGGCCTGGCAGCGGACGCCGCGGCCAAGGCCATCAGGGAGGCCGACCCGGAGGGGTCAGTCACCCTCGTCACCGCGGAGGGCGACGCGCCCTACCGCCGCCCCCATCTCTCGAAGGCGTTGTGGTCCGGCGGTGACGTGGCCAAGGCGCTGCTGGGCACGGCCGGCCACGGCGTCGACGTCATCACGGGCCGCCGGGCCACGACCCTCGACACCGCCGCCCGCCGCGTCGTGCTGGACGGCGGCGACGCGCTCGACTACGACCAGCTCCTGATCGCCACCGGCGCCAGGGCGCGCGCGCTGCCCGGCCTGCCCGCCGAGGGGCCCGTCGTGGCCTACCGCACGCTGGCCGACTACCGCCTCGCGCGCGAGCGCTCCGGCGAAGGCAGGCGCGCCCTGGTCGTCGGCGGCGGCTTCGTGGGGGCCGAGCTGGCCGCCGGCCTGAAGAACGCCGGCACCGAGGTCCACGTGGTGTTCCCCGAGAAGGGGATCGGCGCGAACAGGTTCCCGGAGGCCCTGGGGCAGGCGCTCAACGAGCGCTACCGCGGAAGAGGCGTGAGCGTGCACGCCGGCGCCACCGTCGAGAGCGCCGAGCGCCGCGGCGAGTGCGTGCGGGCGCGGCTGACCGACGGCTTCGAGGCGGAGTTCGACCTCGTGGCGGTGGGCATCGGCGTCGAGCCGAACGTGGACCTGGCCCGCTCCGCGGGACTGCGCGTCGAGGACGGCGTGGTCGTCGACAGCGCCCTCCGGGCGCTCGGACCCGACGGCAGACCGGTCCCTGGCGTCTTCGCCGCCGGCGACGTCGCCTCGTTCCCCTGGCCACGGCCGTTCCCCCGCTCGCGCATCGAGCACGAGGACGCCGCGGTGACGATGGGCGCCCACGCCGGACGCCAGATGGCGGCGGCCGCGCGAGGCGAGGATCCCGCGCCGTACGAGCACCTGCCCTTCTTCTACTCCGACCTCTTCGACGACGGCTACGAGGCCCTCGGCCGGATGGACGCGAGGCTGGAGATGTTCGAGGACTGGAAGCGCCCGCTCGAGGAGGGCGTCGTCTACTACCTCGACGGCGGACGCGTCGTCGGCGTGCTGCTGTGGAACACCTGGGGCCAGGTGGACGCGGCGCGCGACCTGATCCTCGCCGACGAGCGCGTCACCGCGGCCGAGCTGCGCGGGAGGCTGCCGGCGTGA